The following are encoded in a window of Chaetodon auriga isolate fChaAug3 chromosome 24, fChaAug3.hap1, whole genome shotgun sequence genomic DNA:
- the tspan5a gene encoding tetraspanin-5a isoform X3, which produces MSGNHYKGHEVSCCIKYFIFGFNILFWLLGMALVGIGLWAWSEKGVLSNISSITDLGGLDPVWLFMVVGGVMFILGFAGCIGALRENTFLLKFFSVFLGIIFFLELTTGVLAFVFKDWIKDQLNLFINNNIRAYRDDIDLQNLIDFTQEYWECCGAFGADDWNLNIYFNCTDGNPSREKCGVPFSCCTKDPAEDVINTQCGYDIRAKPDSEQKDYINVKGCVPQFEKWLQDNLTLVAGIFIGVALLQIFGICLAQNLVSDIEAVQASCFFT; this is translated from the exons CTGCTGGGCATGGCCTTAGTTGGAATTGGACTGTGGGCATGGAGTGAGAAG GGGGTTCTGTCCAACATCTCGTCCATCACAGACCTCGGGGGTCTGGACCCAGTCTGGCTGTTCATGGTGGTCGGGGGGGTCATGTTCATTCTGGGCTTCGCAGGATGCATTGGAGCGCTGCgggaaaacacatttctactcAAGTTT ttctctgtgtttctgggaATCATCTTCTTCTTGGAGTTGACGACGGGAGTCCTGGCGTTCGTCTTTAAGGACTGGATTAAAGACCAACTCAACCTgttcatcaacaacaacatccgGGCGTACCGCGACGACATCGATCTTCAGAATCTCATCGATTTCACTCAGGAATAT TGGGAGTGCTGCGGGGCGTTCGGAGCCGACGATTGGAACCTGAACATCTATTTTAACTGTACCGACGGGAATCCCAGTCGAGAGAAGTGCGGCGTTCCCTTCTCCTGCTGCACCAAGGACCCCGCG GAGGATGTCATAAACACTCAGTGTGGATACGACATTCGAGCTAAACCA GACTCGGAGCAGAAGGACTACATCAACGTGAAAGGCTGCGTGCCACAGTTTGAGAAGTGGCTGCAGGACAACCTCACCTTGGTGGCCGGGATCTTTATAGGAGTGGCGCTGCTGCAG ATTTTTGGGATTTGTTTGGCCCAAAACTTAGTGAGTGACATCGAAGCCGTGCAGGCGAGCTG TTTCTTTACCTAA
- the tspan5a gene encoding tetraspanin-5a isoform X1 yields MSGNHYKGHEVSCCIKYFIFGFNILFWLLGMALVGIGLWAWSEKGVLSNISSITDLGGLDPVWLFMVVGGVMFILGFAGCIGALRENTFLLKFFSVFLGIIFFLELTTGVLAFVFKDWIKDQLNLFINNNIRAYRDDIDLQNLIDFTQEYWECCGAFGADDWNLNIYFNCTDGNPSREKCGVPFSCCTKDPAEDVINTQCGYDIRAKPDSEQKDYINVKGCVPQFEKWLQDNLTLVAGIFIGVALLQVGSTRVFICRDVPENKLKLKHQSTSPFVKTSNVASFLFIRRFLGFVWPKT; encoded by the exons CTGCTGGGCATGGCCTTAGTTGGAATTGGACTGTGGGCATGGAGTGAGAAG GGGGTTCTGTCCAACATCTCGTCCATCACAGACCTCGGGGGTCTGGACCCAGTCTGGCTGTTCATGGTGGTCGGGGGGGTCATGTTCATTCTGGGCTTCGCAGGATGCATTGGAGCGCTGCgggaaaacacatttctactcAAGTTT ttctctgtgtttctgggaATCATCTTCTTCTTGGAGTTGACGACGGGAGTCCTGGCGTTCGTCTTTAAGGACTGGATTAAAGACCAACTCAACCTgttcatcaacaacaacatccgGGCGTACCGCGACGACATCGATCTTCAGAATCTCATCGATTTCACTCAGGAATAT TGGGAGTGCTGCGGGGCGTTCGGAGCCGACGATTGGAACCTGAACATCTATTTTAACTGTACCGACGGGAATCCCAGTCGAGAGAAGTGCGGCGTTCCCTTCTCCTGCTGCACCAAGGACCCCGCG GAGGATGTCATAAACACTCAGTGTGGATACGACATTCGAGCTAAACCA GACTCGGAGCAGAAGGACTACATCAACGTGAAAGGCTGCGTGCCACAGTTTGAGAAGTGGCTGCAGGACAACCTCACCTTGGTGGCCGGGATCTTTATAGGAGTGGCGCTGCTGCAGGTCGGTTCCACCCGCGTGTTTATCTGTCGTGATGTTCCAGAAAACAAGCTAAAACTGAAGCATCAGTCCACGTCCCCCTTTGTGAAAACGTCTAATGttgcctcttttcttttcattcgcAGATTTTTGGGATTTGTTTGGCCCAAAACTTAG
- the tspan5a gene encoding tetraspanin-5a isoform X2 — protein MSGNHYKGHEVSCCIKYFIFGFNILFWLLGMALVGIGLWAWSEKGVLSNISSITDLGGLDPVWLFMVVGGVMFILGFAGCIGALRENTFLLKFFSVFLGIIFFLELTTGVLAFVFKDWIKDQLNLFINNNIRAYRDDIDLQNLIDFTQEYWECCGAFGADDWNLNIYFNCTDGNPSREKCGVPFSCCTKDPAEDVINTQCGYDIRAKPDSEQKDYINVKGCVPQFEKWLQDNLTLVAGIFIGVALLQIFGICLAQNLVSDIEAVQASWVPPPLSMRRLPPHSGKKASAYYS, from the exons CTGCTGGGCATGGCCTTAGTTGGAATTGGACTGTGGGCATGGAGTGAGAAG GGGGTTCTGTCCAACATCTCGTCCATCACAGACCTCGGGGGTCTGGACCCAGTCTGGCTGTTCATGGTGGTCGGGGGGGTCATGTTCATTCTGGGCTTCGCAGGATGCATTGGAGCGCTGCgggaaaacacatttctactcAAGTTT ttctctgtgtttctgggaATCATCTTCTTCTTGGAGTTGACGACGGGAGTCCTGGCGTTCGTCTTTAAGGACTGGATTAAAGACCAACTCAACCTgttcatcaacaacaacatccgGGCGTACCGCGACGACATCGATCTTCAGAATCTCATCGATTTCACTCAGGAATAT TGGGAGTGCTGCGGGGCGTTCGGAGCCGACGATTGGAACCTGAACATCTATTTTAACTGTACCGACGGGAATCCCAGTCGAGAGAAGTGCGGCGTTCCCTTCTCCTGCTGCACCAAGGACCCCGCG GAGGATGTCATAAACACTCAGTGTGGATACGACATTCGAGCTAAACCA GACTCGGAGCAGAAGGACTACATCAACGTGAAAGGCTGCGTGCCACAGTTTGAGAAGTGGCTGCAGGACAACCTCACCTTGGTGGCCGGGATCTTTATAGGAGTGGCGCTGCTGCAG ATTTTTGGGATTTGTTTGGCCCAAAACTTAGTGAGTGACATCGAAGCCGTGCAGGCGAGCTG GGTgcccccccctctctccatgCGCCGACTCCCACCACACTCCGGCAAGAAAGCATCGGCTTACTActcatga
- the rap1gds1 gene encoding rap1 GTPase-GDP dissociation stimulator 1 isoform X1, protein MDNLSEALEKLKLASTDSATDSVESCLDCLLKALTNNNTEASVKIQEMGVLPLLPTLLNPQSSCTPKVANIIAEVAKNEFMRSPCVEAGLIPPLIQLLNSTDQEVLLQTGRALGNICYDSHEGRSAVDLAGGAQIVAEHIKSLSQNTEPGNEKLLTVFCGMLMNYSNDNDSLQAQLINMGVIPTLVKLLGVHSHNTALTEMCLIAFGNLAELESSKEQFASTNIAEELVRLFQKQTEHEKKEMIFEVLAPLAENDVIKLQLVEAGLVECLLEVVAQTVDGEREEDIAQLKTASDLMVLLLLGDESMQKLFEGGKGSVFQRVLSWIPSHNHQLQLAGALAIANFARNDGNCIHMVDTGIVQKLLELLDRHVDEGNVTVQHAALSALRNLAIPVVNKSKMLSAGVADVVLKFLQSEMPPVQFKLLGTLRMLIDTQAEAADQLGTNGKLVERLVEWCEAKDHAGVMGESNRLLSALIRHSKSKEVVRTVIQGGGVKHLVTMATSEHMIMQNEALVALGLIAGLDLVAAEKDFVGASLVSVLHKLLSDERSAPEIKYNSMILICAVMGSEPLHKEVQSLAFIDVVSKLRAHENKTVSHQASLTEQRLTAQS, encoded by the exons ATGG acaaCTTAAGTGAAGCCTTGGAGAAGCTGAAGCTAGCGTCTACAGACAGCGCCACTGACAGCGTGGAGAGTTGCTTGGACTGCCTGCTGAAAGCGCTCACCAACAACA acACTGAGGCCAGTGTGAAGATCCAGGAGATGGGCGTCCTTCCCTTACTCCCCACCTTGCTTAACCCCCAGTCTTCCTGCACCCCTAAAGTAGCCAACATCATAGCTGAGGTGGCCAAAAATG AGTTCATGCGGAGTCCCTGTGTTGAAGCCGGCCTCATCCCTCCTCTAATTCAGCTGTTAAACTCCACCGACCAGGAGGTTTTACTGCAGACTGGCCGAGCTCTTGGCAACATCTGTTATGACAGCC ATGAGGGCAGGAGTGCAGTTGACCTGGCAGGAGGGGCTCAGATAGTAGCTGAACACATTAAATCCCTCTCCCAAAATACTGAGCCGGGAAATGAGAAGCTCTTGACTGTCTTTTGTGGCATGCTGATGAACTATAGCAATGATAATG ATTCCCTACAAGCCCAGTTGATCAATATGGGTGTGATTCCCACTCTGGTGAAGCTGCTTGGCGTCCATTCCCACAACACAGCCCTGACAGAAATGTGTCTAATTGCCTTTGGGAATTTGGCTGAGCTTG agtCCAGCAAAGAGCAGTTTGCCTCCACCAATATCGCTGAGGAGCTGGTGCGTCTCTTCCAGAAGCAGACAGAGCACGAGAAGAAGGAAATGATTTTTGAGGTTCTGGCTCCACTTGCAGAAAATG ATGTGATAAAGCTGCAGCTGGTCGAGGCGGGCTTGGTGGAATGTCTCCTGGAGGTGGTGGCTCAGACTGtagacggagagagggaggaggacatcGCTCAGCTCAAGACTGCCTCTGACCTCATGGTTCTCCTGCTGCTGGGAG ACGAGTCCATGCAGAAGCTGTTTGAGGGAGGAAAGGGCAGTGTCTTCCAGAGGGTCCTGTCCTGGATTCCATCACATaaccatcagctgcagctcgcTGGAGCACTGGCCATCGCTAATTTTGCGCGCAATG ATGGGAATTGCATCCACATGGTGGACACTGGCATTGTGCAGAAGCTTCTGGAGCTGTTGGACCGGCATGTTGATGAAGGCAACGTTACTGTTCAACACGCAGCACTGAGTGCCCTGCGGAACCTAGCCATACCTG tGGTAAACAAATCCAAGATGCTGTCAGCTGGAGTAGCAGATGTGGTGTTGAAGTTTTTGCAATCAGAGATGCCTCCGGTCCAGTTTAAACTCCTGGGAACACTGCGTATGCTCATCGATACACAAG ctgaagctgcagaccaGCTGGGAACCAATGGGAAGCTGGTGGAGAGGCTCGTGGAGTGGTGTGAAGCCAAAGATCACGCAGGAGTGATGGGGGAGTCCAACAGGCTTCTGTCGGCCCTCATTCGACACAGCAAGTCCAAG GAAGTTGTCAGAACAGTCATCCAGGGAGGAGGCGTCAAACACTTagttaccatggcaaccagTGAGCATATGATCATGCAGAATGAGGCGCTGGTGGCTTTGGGTCTCATAGCGGGGCTGGATTTGG TCGCAGCTGAGAAGGACTTTGTCGGAGCCAGCCTGGTGTCGGTGCTCCACAAGCTTCTGTCAGACGAGAGGAGCGCACCAGAGATCAAGTACAACTCTATGATCCTCATCTGTGCAGTCATGGGCTCAG aGCCTCTCCACAAAGAAGTCCAGAGCCTGGCGTTCATCGACGTGGTGTCCAAGCTAAGggctcatgaaaacaaaacgGTATCACACCAGGCGTCGCTCACAGAGCAGCGGTTAACTGCCCAGAGCTAA
- the rap1gds1 gene encoding rap1 GTPase-GDP dissociation stimulator 1 isoform X2, which translates to MDNLSEALEKLKLASTDSATDSVESCLDCLLKALTNNNTEASVKIQEMGVLPLLPTLLNPQSSCTPKVANIIAEVAKNEFMRSPCVEAGLIPPLIQLLNSTDQEVLLQTGRALGNICYDSHSLQAQLINMGVIPTLVKLLGVHSHNTALTEMCLIAFGNLAELESSKEQFASTNIAEELVRLFQKQTEHEKKEMIFEVLAPLAENDVIKLQLVEAGLVECLLEVVAQTVDGEREEDIAQLKTASDLMVLLLLGDESMQKLFEGGKGSVFQRVLSWIPSHNHQLQLAGALAIANFARNDGNCIHMVDTGIVQKLLELLDRHVDEGNVTVQHAALSALRNLAIPVVNKSKMLSAGVADVVLKFLQSEMPPVQFKLLGTLRMLIDTQAEAADQLGTNGKLVERLVEWCEAKDHAGVMGESNRLLSALIRHSKSKEVVRTVIQGGGVKHLVTMATSEHMIMQNEALVALGLIAGLDLVAAEKDFVGASLVSVLHKLLSDERSAPEIKYNSMILICAVMGSEPLHKEVQSLAFIDVVSKLRAHENKTVSHQASLTEQRLTAQS; encoded by the exons ATGG acaaCTTAAGTGAAGCCTTGGAGAAGCTGAAGCTAGCGTCTACAGACAGCGCCACTGACAGCGTGGAGAGTTGCTTGGACTGCCTGCTGAAAGCGCTCACCAACAACA acACTGAGGCCAGTGTGAAGATCCAGGAGATGGGCGTCCTTCCCTTACTCCCCACCTTGCTTAACCCCCAGTCTTCCTGCACCCCTAAAGTAGCCAACATCATAGCTGAGGTGGCCAAAAATG AGTTCATGCGGAGTCCCTGTGTTGAAGCCGGCCTCATCCCTCCTCTAATTCAGCTGTTAAACTCCACCGACCAGGAGGTTTTACTGCAGACTGGCCGAGCTCTTGGCAACATCTGTTATGACAGCC ATTCCCTACAAGCCCAGTTGATCAATATGGGTGTGATTCCCACTCTGGTGAAGCTGCTTGGCGTCCATTCCCACAACACAGCCCTGACAGAAATGTGTCTAATTGCCTTTGGGAATTTGGCTGAGCTTG agtCCAGCAAAGAGCAGTTTGCCTCCACCAATATCGCTGAGGAGCTGGTGCGTCTCTTCCAGAAGCAGACAGAGCACGAGAAGAAGGAAATGATTTTTGAGGTTCTGGCTCCACTTGCAGAAAATG ATGTGATAAAGCTGCAGCTGGTCGAGGCGGGCTTGGTGGAATGTCTCCTGGAGGTGGTGGCTCAGACTGtagacggagagagggaggaggacatcGCTCAGCTCAAGACTGCCTCTGACCTCATGGTTCTCCTGCTGCTGGGAG ACGAGTCCATGCAGAAGCTGTTTGAGGGAGGAAAGGGCAGTGTCTTCCAGAGGGTCCTGTCCTGGATTCCATCACATaaccatcagctgcagctcgcTGGAGCACTGGCCATCGCTAATTTTGCGCGCAATG ATGGGAATTGCATCCACATGGTGGACACTGGCATTGTGCAGAAGCTTCTGGAGCTGTTGGACCGGCATGTTGATGAAGGCAACGTTACTGTTCAACACGCAGCACTGAGTGCCCTGCGGAACCTAGCCATACCTG tGGTAAACAAATCCAAGATGCTGTCAGCTGGAGTAGCAGATGTGGTGTTGAAGTTTTTGCAATCAGAGATGCCTCCGGTCCAGTTTAAACTCCTGGGAACACTGCGTATGCTCATCGATACACAAG ctgaagctgcagaccaGCTGGGAACCAATGGGAAGCTGGTGGAGAGGCTCGTGGAGTGGTGTGAAGCCAAAGATCACGCAGGAGTGATGGGGGAGTCCAACAGGCTTCTGTCGGCCCTCATTCGACACAGCAAGTCCAAG GAAGTTGTCAGAACAGTCATCCAGGGAGGAGGCGTCAAACACTTagttaccatggcaaccagTGAGCATATGATCATGCAGAATGAGGCGCTGGTGGCTTTGGGTCTCATAGCGGGGCTGGATTTGG TCGCAGCTGAGAAGGACTTTGTCGGAGCCAGCCTGGTGTCGGTGCTCCACAAGCTTCTGTCAGACGAGAGGAGCGCACCAGAGATCAAGTACAACTCTATGATCCTCATCTGTGCAGTCATGGGCTCAG aGCCTCTCCACAAAGAAGTCCAGAGCCTGGCGTTCATCGACGTGGTGTCCAAGCTAAGggctcatgaaaacaaaacgGTATCACACCAGGCGTCGCTCACAGAGCAGCGGTTAACTGCCCAGAGCTAA